One genomic segment of Acomys russatus chromosome 6, mAcoRus1.1, whole genome shotgun sequence includes these proteins:
- the Tatdn3 gene encoding putative deoxyribonuclease TATDN3 isoform X1, translating into MGLGLVDCHCHLSAPDFDSDLDDVLEKAKKANVIALVTVAEHAGEFERIIQLSERYTGFILPCLGVHPVQELSPEKPRSVTLKDLDVALPVIEKYKDRLLAIGEVGLDFSPRFVGTNEEKEEQRQVLIRQVQLAKRLNVPLNVHSRSAGRPTISLLREQGAEQVLLHAFDGRPSVAMEGVRAGYYFSIPPSIVRSGQKQKLVKQLPLSSICLETDSPVLGPEKMTRNEPCNVSISAECIARVKGLSVEEVREVTTQNALKLFPKLQCLLQK; encoded by the exons ATGGGTTTGGGGCTGGTGGACTGTCATTGCCATCTCTCCGCCCCGGATTTTGACAGC GATCTGGATGATGTGTTGGAGAAAGCCAAGAAG gctaATGTTATAGCCCTTGTGACAGTTGCTGAACACGCAGGAGAATTTGAAAGAATTATACAACTTTCAGAAAG gTATACTGGATTCATCCTGCCATGTCTGGGAGTTCACCCAGTTCAAGAACTTTCACCAGAAAAACCAAGAAGTGTGACATTAAAG GATTTGGATGTAGCGTTGCCTGTTATTGAGAAATACAAGGATCGGTTGCTGGCAATTGGAGAG GTGGGGCTAGACTTCTCCCCTAGATTTGTGGGCACCaatgaagagaaggaggagcaaAGACAGGTCCTGATCAGACAGGTCCAATTGGCCAAAAGACTCAACGTGCCTTT AAACGTGCATTCGCGCTCAGCTGGAAGACCCACCATCAGCCTCTTACGTGAGCAAG GTGCTGAGCAGGTGCTCCTGCACGCGTTCGACGGCCGGCCATCCGTAGCCATGGAGGGAGTGAGGGCTGGTTACTACTTCTCAATACCACCGTCCATCGTAAGAAGTGGGCAG AAGCAGAAGCTTGTGAAACAGCTGCCTCTAAGTTCTATCTGCTTAGAAACAGATTCACCTGTGCTAGGACCAGAAAAAATG ACACGGAATGAACCCTGCAACGTTTCCATTTCAGCAGAGTGCATCGCCCGAGTGAAAGGGCTCTCGGTGGAGGAGGTCCGAGAAGTGACGACGCAGAATGCATTGAAACTGTTTCCCAAGCTTCAGTGCCTGCTCCAGAAATAG
- the Tatdn3 gene encoding putative deoxyribonuclease TATDN3 isoform X2, with protein MGLGLVDCHCHLSAPDFDSDLDDVLEKAKKANVIALVTVAEHAGEFERIIQLSERYTGFILPCLGVHPVQELSPEKPRSVTLKDLDVALPVIEKYKDRLLAIGEVGLDFSPRFVGTNEEKEEQRQVLIRQVQLAKRLNVPLNVHSRSAGRPTISLLREQGAEQVLLHAFDGRPSVAMEGVRAGYYFSIPPSIVRSGQQKLVKQLPLSSICLETDSPVLGPEKMTRNEPCNVSISAECIARVKGLSVEEVREVTTQNALKLFPKLQCLLQK; from the exons ATGGGTTTGGGGCTGGTGGACTGTCATTGCCATCTCTCCGCCCCGGATTTTGACAGC GATCTGGATGATGTGTTGGAGAAAGCCAAGAAG gctaATGTTATAGCCCTTGTGACAGTTGCTGAACACGCAGGAGAATTTGAAAGAATTATACAACTTTCAGAAAG gTATACTGGATTCATCCTGCCATGTCTGGGAGTTCACCCAGTTCAAGAACTTTCACCAGAAAAACCAAGAAGTGTGACATTAAAG GATTTGGATGTAGCGTTGCCTGTTATTGAGAAATACAAGGATCGGTTGCTGGCAATTGGAGAG GTGGGGCTAGACTTCTCCCCTAGATTTGTGGGCACCaatgaagagaaggaggagcaaAGACAGGTCCTGATCAGACAGGTCCAATTGGCCAAAAGACTCAACGTGCCTTT AAACGTGCATTCGCGCTCAGCTGGAAGACCCACCATCAGCCTCTTACGTGAGCAAG GTGCTGAGCAGGTGCTCCTGCACGCGTTCGACGGCCGGCCATCCGTAGCCATGGAGGGAGTGAGGGCTGGTTACTACTTCTCAATACCACCGTCCATCGTAAGAAGTGGGCAG CAGAAGCTTGTGAAACAGCTGCCTCTAAGTTCTATCTGCTTAGAAACAGATTCACCTGTGCTAGGACCAGAAAAAATG ACACGGAATGAACCCTGCAACGTTTCCATTTCAGCAGAGTGCATCGCCCGAGTGAAAGGGCTCTCGGTGGAGGAGGTCCGAGAAGTGACGACGCAGAATGCATTGAAACTGTTTCCCAAGCTTCAGTGCCTGCTCCAGAAATAG